TTGGATAATAAAAAATTGAGGTTATATAAGAAATCTGATTCAGaacaatttgtaatttttaatttttttcattttaaaatcgTCATCaatcatgcaccttaatgaccaaatacatgatcattaaggtccatgtgataaaaaaacgatatatatatatatatgggattGTAGTAATTTTAGGGTACTTCTGCAGTAATACTtccatgtatatttttttttcttccaccAATCATGCTCATGTAATgggattaaaaataattttgattgGTCAAGAGTATTACTCCTGAAGTACTGTAAAATTTCTCATGAAATTGACTCTTAAAGTTTAAAAAGATGCTTCGTTACTTTTTTAACTTGTTTACAATTATTAATTGGTACCCTAAACTTGCTCAAAATGATCAATTGGCTCATCTAAGTAGTTACAATGATATATAAATCCACGACGTTACTTAATGTGATACATGTTTTACTTTGCCCAAGTCTTATTTTGGTATCACGTGAATTTAATGGGATGattagacattttaaaaaaGTCTAGGAAACtataatacaaagtttaaagggTCAATTAACTAATCTTGACATATATAAAGGATCATTTATGTATATAAGAGTTAAATCAGATAACTGACCTAATGCCATAATAGATCGAATGTCATATCGGCCATAAGAACCAATCGTTCCCTGCATAATGTACAACTTTCTAAGTTTACCACACGCGAGGTACGTCTACATTAGCCGTCCGAACTAGATTTCCCAAATGAGACAAATCCACCATCCCCTACAGCCCAGCTAGCAATGATGATGCCAAAACTAAGGCCAACAAACTTTTAGGAAATCTCTCAAAACTATCCCTCTAGTTTTCATCTCGAAAGACATCATTGACATAGGTATCGACATATAGTCGTCGTTCATCAGTCCTCCTAGTGGTCCTTATTATGAAAAATATCCTAGCGAGTCTGCCAGACTATCATTTTTCCACATCAAATTAATGTAGTGAGCGTGGATGATAAAATTGCCATTGTTCACTCAAAAACTTCTTTATCATCTCGCATCAATTTATCACCTACTTTTGGTATCCCCAACATCTTCCACTCTGACAAAACAACTAATAGCCAAAGATCAATGTACTTCAGTTGAGCTTATCACTTCGATAAACGCTAATGGGTGACATTTAACCCTTCAGATCATTACTCTAGAGTTAGATTCACGTTTGAATGAATGTTTGGGTTCCTTGGACCCTAAACTATGGTGGTTTCTCGATGGGATAACTAAAAAATTCATATACATTATGAGACGATCCAAGACACCATGAATGAGCTTGAGGGCGAACATGTTACCGAAATAGAATGAATACATACAAAACTTCGGGCTATCGAGAAACAATCCCGCAATTTTCTCAGCAGGAAGAAAGTCTAGAGTGCTTCATCGGATATCATGTCCTCCCGAACACTCCAAATGTCACTGAAGCAAAGAGATGCCATGTACATCATGTCATTTAAATTAAAAGGGATGGTCTCACCCGATAAGAACGGAACATGCGAAAGGTTAGTACGATTGCTCAAATTCACCTTGTGAAACACCTTATGAAACAGGGATTGATAAGGAATTTCAAATGAAAAACCTTATGAAACAGGGTGTTCAGAGTAACAGTAACTTCTTTCTTTTAGATGAGGATGAGTTTCATATGATTTGGTTAGAATAACGTAAAAACAACTAATCTATAGAGAATGCAGGGCTGGCTCCAATATTTTAAAGGCCCTAAGCAGGGCTAATCCTGATTTTTTTATGGGTCTAGatgaaaaaaaagataaagaagcacttaataataaaaatttactacaaaatttaaaatagaaatttggacatATTTTAGATTCAAAGTATCATATTATTTAGTCATTTaaaaaattactatatatacagtaaaaaaCAATTTGAGACCATTTTGGTTCAGGTCCTAGGCGATCGCACTCATGGCCTATGTTCAGGGCCGGTCCATAAACATTTGAGCCTTTTTATGATTTATTGTCCTActagattataattttcattttgagtttGTAAAAATATTCAGGATAAAAAATTTGATCGGTACAGGTtgttatgtaattaactcaatatgttctattataaaaaaatattttttattaaatcacgTCATAAAACTCAAATACCGAGCTCATTCCatataagcccaaaatatatatatatatattattattaaggaTAAGAAATGATTTGCGGTGGTCCATAACGTTTTGCGGAGGTCTATAAATATTCAGACCTTCTTATAAATTGTTGTCCtactaaattataatttttattttaattttgtaaaaatattcaCCATAAAAATTTGATCGATACAAGTTAttatgtaattaactcaataGCATAAGTAAATTAGTGAAAATTAATTGTGTCCTAAAATATATTGTAACAAGTAAATCAATATATATTAGTCATTTTagattgaatatatattaacattttggtttaagaaaaaaattaaaattataaaaaaataattattaaaattatataataataataataaaaacaaaacatatgaaaaataaagagaaaagaaCTTTATATACTAATAAGAAACATATTCTTCTTATTACTAAGAAAAtcaagaataaaagaaaatggaaacTGTGAACCAAAAAATATACAGTTCTGGGAATCAAACTCACACCCTCACAAATAGCTTTACTATGCCTTTACCATTCAGTCTACCAATACATTTTATTATATATCCAAGTCTACATATTTTTAACCattgtaattttaataattatcaaatttgaaaaaaattccGATCGGAGGCTCCCGTAAGTCGGAGGCCCTAGGCGGCCGCCTAGGTGGCCTCCCCCTAGAGCCGGCCCTGCGAGAATGAGTTCAGAGAACAATGATTTATCACGATAAAAGGGAGAGAACAAGTTAAGCCTAGCATGAACAAGGAGTTTACAATTTAACTTTTACCTATTTATTCATGATTGTAATATGACTTGGGTCAAAGTCTCTACTTTAGGTTCACTCAAGTCAATTCTTGTGTGTTCTTGAGATTCTAAGATTTACTAGACATTTAAACGTTCCTAAATgtgtttctttcttgcattaagcaTTAAGCAACATTTCATGTTCAATGATAGATAAGTGAGTATAAAAGTAGTCTCTCATCATTTATAAACACCAAGATaggagttaataaactcacgcATGAAGAACATCATTAAACACACCATAGAAATAACTACATTCATTCATAACTAAGCTAAGAAAAACTTACAACTCCGGTCTGTAGCTGGCTTAGCTCATTCGgctgactactcactcatagtgATGAGTGAACAATCACAAAAGATGCAATAACCAATGGAGTTAGGTCAGAAATTTTAAGAGAGAGTTCTCCCGAAAGAGATGAAGTTCTAAATCCGAAATTATCCAAAAATTAAGTCCCCCTTTCCTACTATTCGTTCGCTACTTAATAAGGAGagaggaaataaaataaaataaaataaaatgtacaCAAAAGCAAATTGTTCAGACACATGTACAAATATTTTTCATGCATTAATGTTGGTTATGGACGCTTAAACACTCGAGGCCCCAAAATCTTCTTCTTGCCGCTGACTATCCCTGATTCTGCCTCCTTTTACTGCTGTCCTCCAGCGCTTTACGTTGTTGTCCTTCGGTCCGAAGGGTCTCCTTCACCTTTTCTTGTAAAACAGGCTGCATGACAGCTGTTTCTACATGACTTCTCAAAATCTGCATAAAAAGCCTTTTAGTCCGCAATTTACAACACTTATAACAGCCCATTTAGCCCATTTGTGATGAAATAGAATATGGTTATTTGGGTCAATTATGAACCCATCAGTAAACATAGGCCAAATTGACTAACTGTGTTAAAAAAAAAGCCAAAAGCCAAAGgaaaaaaagctaattttgtccttatatttatttattttataaattaactccccttattatctaattatgacaaacaaaccccaaaataaaaaataaaaatcaattacaccatcttctcaatctctttgttaatttttctctctctaaagttAACTTGCATAACTCCATCTCTTTTAACAATGATGTGAATATTCATCTTCTCTCCATCGGATTCTCCACACTGTCACCGTTGGATCACGCCCGATCTCCACCTCCATGAAGTTCGTCGTTGCATCCTTCGGCACCAAATATTTATCTAACATTGTATCTTCTTTAACTGCGTGTGGTACCACCATGTTATTAGTACTGAGACAAACAAGTTATGTTAAGGCTCCCAATGGCCAAGAAGTTGTGGATAATGTGagatctttcttttctttttgttggtATCTAGAGGGCTTAATATCTTCTATTTGGATCAAGTGGTTCATGTGAGGATTATTGCTAATTGTGTTTCGCATGAAGCTGcaaagagcatctccaatagagattACTATAAAGATTGTCAAAAATTAGTAcatcatactaaaatatactaatacTTTATTTTCTAATTCATCCATATCGTTTTTGGCAACttttgttaaaaataaataactgTAAAAGTTGTCACCATGACCTCACAAatcattactttatatataatttattttcatcaTAAATGTTGTCATACAAAGGGATcaataaatcattttttatattaaaaaaagtaagtaTCATTGCTATATGGTTGTCAAAAAGTGGCAACCTTGCTTGAAAACTTCAAGCACTCATCATCACTCCAATAAATGACATATTCAAAAGTTGTCAAAGTTATTGTCATATCACAAAGCACTCTTTCAAACACCTTCTATTGGAAATGCTCTAATTGGAGTAAATCTTTAAAAAGCTTATCTTTCTTGTAGAGGAAGTTCCTAGTTGTCTAGCTAATTTCATTAATTCCAATAAATGtattttttggttatttaatgaaattgttttccataaaaaaataaaatcaagcCTGATGGATTGCATAAGTCTTGGGCGGATATCCGGCTTAGAGGTGCATTACATCCTGCTCTCACCAGCCTGTTCCTTTTTTTCCAGTGTTTTCGAAACACGATATCCTTTAAAAGACGGAGTTAACAGTTTTAACAATATATCCAATTCTTGATTGAATTGATTGAAAGGAATTCATATGGCTccaataaagaaagaaaatagtaTGAAGACAAGCATAGGGGGTCCATAACCATGGGTTCCAATGTACGAGATCTTGTAGCACTTACCAATGAGGCCTTATTCATTAGTATTACATAGAAGAAATCCCCAATCGGGGAAATTGCTTGGTTTCATTGTCAGTAAAAGTAAACGAGGAATCGAAGTTGACCCCGAGAAAGTGAAGGCCATTCAGGAGATGCAACTCACCATTGCGTATTGGTACTTATCGGGTATAAAATAGATTTGCTTCTCTTTTTTTGTTCCTACAAACAGAATTATTCTATTtttactaaaaactaaaaaaataagagATATAGTGCGAACTCCGCTTTGTGCTTCGTATCCGAGAAGCACTCCGCTCTCTATGAGACCCTTACACCCTTTCTCCCGATCTCTTAGGAGCCTCTACCCGCCATCTTACCCGACAATCACCATTAGCTTGGTTTCGGTGAGTTCAAGAGATGAGGATTAAGTGAGTTCAGTGGCGGTGGACGATTGACTGAGCGTGCTTTGGCAGCTCGTGGTGGAGTACTCTCAGACAGATTCGCTCGATTATTGTAGCCAAGAGAAAGCATGAACCAGAATAGAAGAGCTTGCCCCACCCATGAGTAAATATTTCGTAGTAGCCTCATTAGACCGTACATCTTTCTTGGTATATTGAGATAATAGGTAGGAGCATAAACTGAAACATTCTGGAGCTACAAAGATAGTTATTAAATCGTTAGCACAGCATAAAAACATTCCTCCTAGAGTAGCTGTTAATACAAATAAGAGAAACTCAGTTATAGCCATTTCCGTACATTCAATGTACTCTACGGATAGAGGAATACATAGAGTTtagattttcttttgttttagagagaaaaaaaattcttcaATTTTACCCATTAAGCATTTTacttaatcaaacaattaaGTAATTGTTTGCATCTTGGTCAAACTAAACTTTATTCAAGTTGAAGTTCAAATATATAGTTATTGCAAATTTTGGGggctaattttaaaaatagaataGCGAAACAACcctttaccaaaaaaaaaaaagttattatttatagagTTTCCCTAATGTGATAATTATATTGAGAAACAACACCAAATatgtaattaatccaaaagcaatgTTACAATTATTCTTTTTCCAATGATAAAATATTAATGCTAATTTTGTAGAAACATGATAGCAAGTTTTTGCAATGTGAATAATTagcatattctaatctaatcaatgtttattttattatatttatatatatatatataacaaaagatAACAGTTGATTCAATGTATTGAAATAGATTATATAAGTAGATTATTCAAAGGAGACAGTATCATTTAATCATTGTAATATAGTTCTAAAATTGAATGAGTGATGAAGAGAAATATATGAGCTTCTTGTGCATAAAAAATAGATGATCCATAAAATGGGGGTATACAGGTGGGTCAAATTGGGGGACCCCTTGGGAATTACATCATGTGATTTtgaaaattcaacatcaaaatCATTATCATTACATAACATATGGTGCCTATTTCTTCTTCAATCTTTTGCTCCCACGCAACTTCTTTGCTTTGCTACTAAATCTTCCTCATTACTGCTTCTCAGATAAGGATGCTATAAtttcatttcttttctttattttcttagcaAGCACAATTTATTTCTGTAAAGTCATTTTCTGATCCAACTAGAATAATCTTAATTTGACCTCCACTTTGTCTTcttcctattttttttatcttaaccAATAACTTTTGAATTCTACCTCCCCTTCCACTTTAATTTTCCATCAGTTTTTAACACCAAATCAGAGGTTGTATCTCATATTCTGGATCATAATTCAAaataaaggtttttttttttttttttttaaagaattgcATGTAAGGACCCGGTTAGGAGGGTATGAGTAGTGGAAGTCGGGTTGTAAATGGGACGAGATTATTCGTTAGAGACGGACTGTTATTATTCCTGTCGGATATTTGTTCTAATAGTTACGAGTAATCCTCATTTATTTCCCCCGTAAGGTCAGATGGAGAAAAGAAATAGAGGTGCGGACAGGGGCTTCTCATCGCCCTATAGGAATCCACATCATCATCATGTAATTACGGATTTTAGAtagttatttttatatttaaataatttttatttatttattatgtttattaGATCGATGAGTTATTTGTCTAATTGTATTGTtcagaaaaaatttaaaattcactAAAGAAtatgttatttagaatttgAGAAATAGAAAACGGAAATCTCATGGATAAGAAAATGTGGActatattttctatattttataaatagaGATGAAGATGTCGCATATATACAAGGACGAAGAAGCAGTCCACATCCTCATGCTGCCCCATTTGCAACCCAACCCTATGTGATAGGTCTGAAAGATGATGGTGGATAAGGGAATGTGGACTAtattttccctcattttataaATAGGGATTAGGATGAGAATTTCACATATAGAGACGGGAAAGCAATCCTCATCCTACCTTAACCCATTTGCAACTCAACTCAACCTCACGTGAAATGTCTCAAAGATGGCGACGACACCAAAAACAAACTAAGTGTTGGTTTGATTCTATTTTTCGAAActattttttatcttttaatcctaaacaagaaataaaaaatgtttggtAAATTTTAAAACAACTTCATTTAACATAAATTCAACTAACATCTACTAGAGGGAGAATCAAATGGATCCTAATTCTCTCATCGGATATAAAGAGAGTAATTAAGCTATATTAGTAAAGTGGATTTCCAAAACATATATACTCTTTAAAGTCACGAAACTTAAAAAATGAGACTCGAACCAAAACCgactatatatttataaatagtaGTATTATTGGACTGGGTTgttcaaaataattttgaaaaagaagaaggatgaGATTGCAAAGTAAGTGCATAGCATGATAAAACATAGTATTATTTAATTACAACCGCACATTAAAAGACTCTAAGACCCCTTACAAAATCAAATTACAGAGGGTCAAAAACCATAGTTTCCAAATTCAAGCACAACCCAACATTTTGCACTGGGAAGCAGCCTAATTAACTGGATCTTATTACATCTTTTGCAGTTACCCCTAAAACAAAGCACTTAGACAACAACACAGACATGATAATCATTAATCATTCACAAAGAGTGACTTAGTAAGACCAGGTCCAGAAGGTTTGATCTTCAAAACTCGCAGATGGGTCGGAGTAATCACCGTCTTCTAGCTTTGGAAATACATATGGAGGCAATAAGCTCTTGCTCAAattatcttcttcatcttgtgATAAATCAGACTGATCTGGCTCGAAAACATACGATGAATCGCCAGCTTCTAGCAGTGAAGAGTGAACCCCATCAGCGTAATGTGGACTGTCTGAGTCGAATATGTCGCTTTTCGCTGAGCTGATATCTTCATGTTTGCCAGCCACAGCTGAATCTTTGGATACTTCTTCACTAATCAGCTCCTTAGCTGGTTCATGAGATAATGTGTCTTTGTCAAACAATTCAGAGTATCCCTTCTCCTTCTCTTTGAGGAGCAGCTTATCCGTAAGGAGATTAACCTGAACAAGTTTAAATCTTCATGTTAGACATGTTTTTACAATATCAAATTGTGAATACTGAGATTTAGAGAGTTTAGTTACCTCAGATTTCAGTTTATCTTTCTCCTTGAGGAGGGTATCATAATCTGTCTTTAGACTGTTATAGCTACTTTGTAAGGCATCATAATCCTTCTCCATCTGTTTTGTCTTCCATCTAGCTCGGCGGTTTTGGAACCATATGGCGACCTGTCGAGGCTGCAGGCCGAGGTCCTTGGCGAGCTGGATTTTCCTTTCGGGTTCAAGCTTGTTCTCAACCTCAAAACTTTTTTCAAGGAACTGAACTTGATCAATACTCagtctcctcttcttctcagGTTGATGAAAATAGTCATCTAATTCATCATCCAGATTCTCTTCCTGATCAAATGAACGGAAGAAAGGCCGATTTGATCCGTTTGCTTGATGAACATCCTCAAAGCTCATCATGGATCTTGAGCCTGAATTAGTAACACATCATTATTAGATATCCATATATACCAATCAATAACCATTTTCATACCATACAGATGGAGATATAGGTGAATTTAGATCGGACAATTCAATATCAACAATTCAGAAATCAACTTTTCTGGGATATAACAACATcaccaaaatcaaaattaaccaGATCTGACTTCACAATTTTGACTTAAGTTGAGAACCAACAAATTACTCTCTCTAGCAATTAAACTTGCAGGTAAGAGACAACAGAAAGTCAATCAACATTAAAGAAAAGGAAACTAAGAGACAGAGAAATTAAATTCAACAAAATCGAGTACTAAAATCAAAGAATTAAAAGGGTATTGCATTCAATCATGGCAAGAAACATTAAATAAACATCACTAGCTAGTTAGAggtgtgtaaaaaaaattgaattaacaGCCTATAAAATAGAACCTGCGATTCACCAGAATCCAGAGTAAGATATGAGCAAAATTGAagtttaacaaaatcaaaatcaaaaccaattGCATCAGAATCTAGAGTAGAGACAGTAAGTTGACcagatttaattgaattctgGAAAAATAAGCAGATACCTAGAAAAGGGGAAGAGGCGGAAAGGAAAAAGGAATCATGCGGCTGAGTTGAAGAAGCAGAAGGAGGTCGTTGGGGTTGAAGCAAAACAGAAAAATTGGAAGCAGCCTCCATGGATTTTAGTGTTGAGAAAAGAAGATATCCTGGTGAGTTAAGGTGGGCAGAAGAGCCCTATAGGAAAGCAATCAATCAGATTCCACGATGAGTAGAGTCTTAATTTAGAAAAGGAAATAGAGAAAGGGTCTATGATTTGTGGCGGAAGAAGCTGGTGATGATGATCTCAGTGATGTGGGAAGTGTAGGAGC
The DNA window shown above is from Euphorbia lathyris chromosome 1, ddEupLath1.1, whole genome shotgun sequence and carries:
- the LOC136231850 gene encoding homeobox-leucine zipper protein HAT5-like; translated protein: MEAASNFSVLLQPQRPPSASSTQPHDSFFLSASSPFLGSRSMMSFEDVHQANGSNRPFFRSFDQEENLDDELDDYFHQPEKKRRLSIDQVQFLEKSFEVENKLEPERKIQLAKDLGLQPRQVAIWFQNRRARWKTKQMEKDYDALQSSYNSLKTDYDTLLKEKDKLKSEVNLLTDKLLLKEKEKGYSELFDKDTLSHEPAKELISEEVSKDSAVAGKHEDISSAKSDIFDSDSPHYADGVHSSLLEAGDSSYVFEPDQSDLSQDEEDNLSKSLLPPYVFPKLEDGDYSDPSASFEDQTFWTWSY